From the genome of Polyangiaceae bacterium, one region includes:
- the nrfH gene encoding cytochrome c nitrite reductase small subunit yields the protein MKQSFAILFGILVLSGGYTFWYGQGASYLSNDPAACKNCHIMNDHYDGWLKASHHAVATCNDCHTPTSFIPKYLVKAQNGFLHSKGFTLQDFPEPIRIRKSNKAVLNENCIRCHDTMVSEMTAPRGHSDEKIDCTHCHIVVGHGRTR from the coding sequence GTGAAACAATCGTTTGCCATCTTGTTCGGGATCCTCGTGCTCTCCGGCGGCTACACCTTTTGGTATGGCCAAGGCGCGTCGTATCTTTCGAATGATCCGGCCGCTTGCAAAAACTGCCACATCATGAACGACCATTATGACGGGTGGCTCAAGGCGAGCCATCATGCCGTCGCCACGTGCAATGATTGCCACACGCCGACGTCGTTCATTCCCAAATACCTCGTCAAGGCCCAAAACGGCTTTCTCCACTCGAAGGGTTTCACGCTCCAGGACTTCCCCGAACCGATCCGCATTCGGAAGAGCAACAAGGCCGTATTGAACGAGAATTGCATTCGATGTCACGACACCATGGTGAGTGAAATGACCGCGCCGCGCGGACATTCGGACGAAAAAATCGATTGCACGCATTGCCACATCGTCGTCGGACACGGACGAACTCGCTAA
- a CDS encoding ammonia-forming cytochrome c nitrite reductase subunit c552 — MKNRYTILTILVAVAIIGVMLVHQTIADRKAEAQYTVLRVANIDEQTVDPAEWGKNYPRQYDAYKRTVDMERTRYGGSEADPFAIGENNVAKTKSHIEQDPRLVTMWNGYAFAIDFREERGHAYMLHDQRETERVLKRPQPGACVHCHASTTVAYRKAGIDAGAAGSLADPLLSESGKAQLMKGFEIVTAEPYAKATERVKHPVACIDCHDPQSMQLRVTRPGFIRGIAALATSDDPVPHIPSIATWRKGNRKTPYDPNTMASRQEMRSFTCGQCHVEYYCGPKTTLFYPWNNGLKFEQIEAYYADYKFPDGTPFSDWKHKTTGADVIKAQHPEFELWSQGIHARSGVACADCHMPYTREGALKFSDHQVRSPMLQVARSCQVCHRYEEAEIKSRVAIIQDRTKGLMNRALDALVALIADIETAMAVGATDEELKAARDYQRRAQFRVDFINAENSMGFHAPQEAARILGEAIDYAQEGRIAVAGIAGLR, encoded by the coding sequence ATGAAAAACCGCTACACGATCCTTACCATTCTGGTCGCCGTCGCCATCATCGGCGTCATGCTCGTGCACCAAACCATCGCCGACCGCAAAGCTGAAGCTCAATATACGGTGCTTCGCGTCGCGAACATCGACGAGCAGACGGTCGATCCGGCCGAATGGGGCAAGAATTACCCTCGGCAGTACGACGCCTACAAACGCACCGTCGACATGGAGCGCACGCGTTATGGCGGCAGCGAAGCGGACCCGTTTGCCATCGGCGAAAACAACGTCGCCAAAACGAAGAGCCACATCGAGCAGGACCCGCGTCTCGTCACGATGTGGAACGGTTATGCATTTGCCATCGATTTTCGCGAAGAGCGTGGTCACGCCTATATGCTGCACGACCAGCGGGAAACCGAGCGCGTGCTGAAGAGGCCACAGCCGGGCGCTTGCGTGCATTGTCATGCCAGCACGACGGTGGCGTATCGAAAAGCCGGCATCGATGCAGGTGCTGCGGGGTCACTCGCGGATCCCTTGCTGAGCGAATCGGGCAAAGCGCAGCTCATGAAAGGATTCGAAATCGTCACGGCGGAGCCTTATGCGAAAGCAACCGAGCGCGTCAAGCACCCGGTCGCGTGCATCGATTGCCATGATCCGCAATCGATGCAGCTTCGCGTGACGCGTCCCGGATTCATCCGAGGCATCGCGGCGCTGGCAACGAGCGACGATCCGGTCCCGCACATTCCATCGATTGCCACGTGGCGAAAAGGCAATCGCAAAACGCCCTACGATCCGAATACGATGGCGAGCCGCCAAGAAATGCGTTCGTTCACCTGCGGGCAATGTCACGTCGAATATTACTGCGGGCCCAAGACGACGCTGTTTTACCCGTGGAACAATGGGCTGAAGTTCGAACAAATCGAAGCCTACTACGCCGACTACAAATTCCCGGACGGCACTCCATTTTCCGATTGGAAGCACAAGACGACCGGTGCCGACGTCATCAAGGCGCAGCATCCGGAATTCGAGCTTTGGAGTCAGGGCATTCATGCGCGTTCGGGCGTCGCGTGCGCGGATTGCCACATGCCGTACACGCGCGAAGGGGCGCTCAAGTTCAGCGACCACCAGGTCCGCAGCCCCATGCTCCAGGTGGCTCGGTCGTGTCAGGTTTGTCATCGTTATGAAGAGGCCGAGATCAAGAGCCGCGTGGCCATCATTCAGGACCGTACCAAGGGCCTGATGAACCGAGCGCTCGATGCGCTGGTCGCATTGATTGCCGACATCGAAACCGCAATGGCCGTGGGCGCGACGGATGAAGAGCTGAAGGCCGCGCGCGACTATCAACGGCGGGCGCAGTTCCGGGTCGACTTCATCAATGCGGAGAATTCGATGGGGTTCCACGCGCCACAAGAGGCGGCGCGCATTTTGGGCGAAGCGATCGATTATGCGCAAGAAGGGCGCATCGCCGTGGCAGGGATAGCGGGGCTACGGTGA
- a CDS encoding response regulator, with translation MNDFGRILIIDDDVAFLETYEDLLSAQGYIVERATNRTKALERLDEPGWAVVIVDQKLNGPGGPDDGLDLIAEVGIRAPGAKAILATAYASKVAVERAFRDGAYDYLEKRDVFAALLQVKVRNAMEAVRERWLGSLDQSATETAIRNTWDAVRNEKDRQRKGLLLEHLMELILKTIPGFNRLGSRMKNETEELDILVQNNSPDPFWQKESPYILVECKNWSSQHVGTKEVRDLLGKIEDRYQRCRLAVLVAVGGFADTVRLELAKGAKGNQLVMLMGAGDLDNLVKSADRNEVLKDVHRRAVGATFDHGRDE, from the coding sequence ATGAACGACTTCGGACGGATTCTCATCATCGATGACGACGTGGCGTTCCTGGAGACATACGAGGATCTCCTATCTGCGCAAGGGTACATCGTCGAGCGGGCGACGAACCGGACCAAGGCGCTCGAGCGGCTGGACGAACCCGGTTGGGCGGTCGTCATCGTCGACCAGAAGCTCAATGGTCCGGGCGGTCCCGACGATGGCCTCGACTTGATTGCCGAAGTCGGCATCCGGGCTCCGGGGGCCAAGGCTATCCTCGCAACGGCATATGCATCCAAGGTGGCGGTCGAACGGGCATTCAGGGACGGCGCATACGATTATCTCGAAAAGCGGGACGTATTCGCGGCGCTTCTGCAAGTCAAGGTGCGAAACGCGATGGAAGCCGTGCGCGAGCGATGGCTGGGGTCACTCGACCAATCCGCTACGGAGACGGCCATTCGAAACACCTGGGACGCCGTGAGAAACGAAAAGGATCGTCAACGCAAAGGTCTCCTTCTCGAGCACCTCATGGAACTGATCCTCAAGACGATTCCAGGATTCAACCGTCTCGGTTCGCGAATGAAAAACGAAACCGAGGAATTGGATATTCTGGTGCAGAACAACTCGCCCGATCCATTTTGGCAAAAAGAGAGCCCGTACATTCTCGTCGAATGCAAGAACTGGTCGAGTCAGCACGTGGGCACCAAGGAAGTTCGGGATCTTCTAGGAAAAATCGAAGATCGGTACCAACGTTGTCGCCTTGCCGTGCTCGTCGCCGTGGGGGGATTTGCCGATACCGTGCGTCTGGAACTGGCCAAAGGGGCGAAAGGGAATCAGCTCGTGATGCTCATGGGGGCTGGCGATCTCGACAACTTGGTGAAGTCAGCCGATCGTAATGAGGTGTTGAAAGACGTGCACCGGCGTGCTGTTGGGGCGACATTCGACCATGGGCGGGACGAATAG
- a CDS encoding sensor histidine kinase, with product MDFLMRLRRYLERVGQAPEGLPYVTVDVAAHRRFLLETIEKEWGVVEWREAELVNHGWDALRTSAVIRGLASDIVDQLDPTVTTSRLANLINEGIAIYFCTIRASGHPATISVPPADRHLYQIAAHAFDRKYSSGAWEFPPHYAFEVRLVQRRADKVVLSRCGSTFLEMTGIAAIQWLVTLEAAQSIGSDDDFRLSPEYASYLARERQVRTDDEIIDPTLERLEAFGLLGSQHRTDSEYWVVERHLPIFEEIGQRKSTPYAILADALLRDETMGLVERAHPDARMMQESAAATTALQARMVVHEVRNALVPAQIAFNAIVSKISDDDEVLQKRRARVEGGIQRALDFVDGMLRVANLGVEQPTTFDVATALRDACAAMLRELNGGFQQPMAISEGSVVGPRDRFVLAVTNLLRNAAQSIAGKADGRIAISTEVAESFILIHVDDNGAGVPVAQRSAIFEPGITFRTGGSGQGLALVRQVIEGEMRGFVMCTDAPLSGARFTLRIPLQSRTT from the coding sequence ATGGACTTTCTGATGCGTCTGCGCCGCTACTTGGAGCGGGTAGGGCAAGCCCCCGAGGGGCTTCCGTACGTGACCGTGGACGTCGCTGCGCACAGGCGGTTCTTGCTGGAGACGATCGAAAAGGAATGGGGAGTTGTTGAGTGGCGAGAAGCTGAGCTGGTGAACCACGGATGGGATGCACTCCGTACCAGTGCAGTGATTCGAGGCTTGGCAAGCGACATTGTCGACCAGTTAGATCCGACGGTGACGACGAGTCGGCTCGCAAATCTTATCAATGAGGGTATTGCGATTTACTTCTGCACGATCCGGGCAAGTGGGCATCCGGCGACCATCAGTGTACCACCGGCGGACCGGCATTTGTATCAGATTGCGGCCCATGCGTTCGATCGCAAATATTCATCGGGTGCGTGGGAATTTCCGCCTCATTATGCATTCGAGGTGCGTCTGGTTCAGAGGCGCGCCGACAAGGTCGTGCTGTCTCGCTGTGGAAGTACATTTCTCGAAATGACGGGCATCGCGGCAATCCAATGGTTGGTCACGCTCGAAGCGGCGCAATCGATTGGCTCGGATGACGATTTTCGGTTGTCGCCCGAATATGCATCCTATTTGGCTCGGGAACGTCAGGTGCGAACGGATGACGAAATAATTGATCCCACCCTCGAACGGCTCGAGGCATTTGGTTTGCTTGGTTCTCAGCATAGGACCGACTCGGAATATTGGGTCGTGGAGCGTCACTTGCCCATATTCGAAGAAATCGGCCAACGAAAATCGACGCCCTACGCCATCCTCGCCGACGCGCTCTTGCGGGACGAAACCATGGGGCTCGTCGAACGAGCGCATCCAGACGCCCGGATGATGCAAGAAAGCGCGGCCGCGACAACCGCACTTCAAGCTCGCATGGTCGTGCACGAAGTACGCAATGCTCTCGTTCCTGCACAGATCGCTTTCAATGCGATAGTATCGAAGATATCTGACGACGACGAAGTTTTGCAAAAAAGGCGCGCGCGTGTCGAGGGCGGTATTCAGCGCGCGCTCGATTTCGTCGATGGCATGCTGCGCGTAGCCAATCTCGGCGTCGAACAGCCGACCACGTTCGATGTTGCAACGGCATTGCGCGACGCATGTGCCGCAATGTTGCGCGAGCTCAACGGGGGATTCCAGCAGCCAATGGCTATTTCCGAGGGATCGGTCGTGGGCCCTCGCGATCGATTTGTTCTTGCCGTAACGAATCTCCTGCGAAATGCCGCCCAGAGCATAGCGGGCAAGGCAGACGGGCGCATCGCCATATCGACGGAAGTCGCCGAGTCTTTCATTCTGATCCACGTGGATGACAACGGAGCCGGCGTACCCGTGGCGCAGCGTAGCGCCATCTTCGAACCGGGAATCACATTCCGCACGGGTGGCAGCGGCCAAGGACTTGCACTGGTGCGTCAAGTCATCGAAGGTGAGATGCGAGGCTTCGTCATGTGCACGGATGCTCCACTCAGCGGCGCCAGATTCACGCTTCGGATCCCCTTGCAATCGAGGACGACATGA
- the ftsH gene encoding ATP-dependent zinc metalloprotease FtsH codes for MRWLRNFDKQKVRPVIVVAVIAVMTILALVVRSWTPDKMLSYTDLVRLPDAKSVSHVRVEGERFEVKFTDGRESTGIVGDEQARRALVDKFVATGSTVEYGALQEAPGSRAVAAIAPIVVILLLAGGAFAMHRRKNRAHFAEVGTRTSSPPVRFTDVAGMDEVKEALSETVEFLRSPERFSRLGGRPPRGVLLTGAPGTGKTLLARAVATEAGVPFLSASGSSFQEMFVGVGASRVRSLFAEARRASSCIIFIDEIDAVGRSRGRSGDSASMDHDQTLNQLLVEMDGFDHTTGIVVIASTNRVDVLDPALLRPGRFDRQVVVPLPDLRGRREILEVHARPITLEDDVDLAHVAKVTPGFSGAELANLLNEAAILAAREGAEAVELSHIDKARDKVLMGAERKSLVLDPVERRATAIHEAGHVAVALAAKHADPVHKVSILPRGRALGVTQALPERDRLLHTREFLEDQICMLMGGRAAEMVMLGTMTAGAADDIQRAATLARKMVGELGMSELGPISLTDHPNAAAHSGALIGRVDEVSRKLVESQLERACKIVESMRSGVDRLTEKLLEEDTVAGDDIVACFE; via the coding sequence ATGCGATGGCTGAGGAATTTCGATAAGCAAAAGGTACGACCCGTTATCGTGGTGGCCGTAATTGCCGTCATGACGATCCTGGCGCTCGTCGTGCGCTCCTGGACGCCCGATAAGATGCTTTCCTACACCGACCTCGTGCGTCTCCCCGACGCAAAGTCGGTCAGCCACGTGCGCGTCGAAGGCGAGCGATTCGAAGTCAAGTTCACCGATGGCCGCGAGAGCACCGGCATCGTGGGCGACGAACAAGCCCGCCGAGCCCTCGTCGACAAGTTCGTCGCGACAGGATCGACTGTCGAGTACGGCGCATTGCAAGAAGCACCCGGCTCGCGCGCCGTGGCTGCCATCGCGCCCATTGTCGTCATCCTGCTCCTCGCCGGTGGTGCGTTCGCCATGCATCGTCGCAAGAACCGAGCGCACTTTGCCGAGGTTGGTACGCGCACATCGAGCCCTCCTGTGCGCTTCACCGATGTCGCCGGCATGGACGAAGTCAAAGAGGCGCTCAGCGAAACCGTCGAGTTTTTGCGCAGCCCCGAACGATTCAGCCGCCTCGGAGGCCGTCCTCCGCGGGGAGTGCTCCTCACGGGCGCGCCGGGCACGGGCAAAACGCTCCTCGCGCGGGCCGTCGCGACCGAAGCGGGCGTGCCATTCTTGTCGGCATCGGGATCGAGCTTTCAGGAAATGTTCGTCGGCGTGGGCGCATCTCGCGTGCGCAGCTTATTCGCCGAAGCCAGGCGAGCATCCTCGTGTATCATCTTCATCGACGAAATCGATGCAGTCGGGCGATCGCGTGGTCGCAGTGGGGATTCCGCGTCGATGGACCACGACCAAACGTTGAATCAGCTCCTCGTGGAAATGGACGGGTTCGATCACACGACTGGCATTGTGGTCATTGCATCCACGAACCGTGTCGATGTATTGGATCCTGCGCTGCTCAGGCCGGGGCGATTCGATCGGCAGGTTGTCGTGCCATTGCCTGATTTACGCGGGCGTCGCGAGATCCTCGAAGTCCACGCCAGGCCCATTACGCTCGAGGACGACGTCGACTTGGCGCACGTGGCAAAGGTCACGCCGGGTTTTTCCGGTGCGGAGCTGGCGAATTTGCTCAACGAGGCGGCCATTTTGGCGGCGCGTGAAGGAGCGGAGGCGGTGGAGCTTTCGCATATCGACAAAGCGCGCGACAAGGTGCTCATGGGAGCCGAGCGCAAGTCGCTGGTGCTCGATCCCGTCGAGCGTCGGGCGACGGCGATTCACGAAGCGGGCCACGTCGCGGTTGCGCTCGCGGCAAAGCATGCCGATCCGGTGCACAAGGTATCGATTTTGCCGCGGGGCAGGGCGCTCGGCGTGACACAAGCGCTTCCTGAGCGGGATCGATTACTTCACACGCGTGAATTCCTCGAGGATCAGATTTGCATGCTCATGGGTGGACGTGCTGCTGAAATGGTCATGCTCGGGACGATGACTGCGGGCGCTGCGGACGACATACAGCGAGCGGCGACGCTGGCGCGCAAGATGGTGGGCGAGCTTGGAATGAGCGAGCTTGGGCCGATCAGCCTGACGGATCATCCAAACGCGGCTGCTCATAGCGGGGCGCTCATCGGGCGGGTGGACGAGGTATCGCGGAAGCTCGTCGAGTCGCAGCTCGAGCGCGCGTGCAAGATTGTCGAATCCATGCGTAGTGGCGTGGATCGGCTTACAGAGAAGCTCTTGGAAGAGGATACGGTTGCGGGGGACGATATCGTGGCGTGTTTCGAGTGA
- a CDS encoding protein kinase, which produces MAMHPDQLADFEILRRLGAGGMAEVFLAKKRGAEGTYKLLVVKRVLPAHGSSRRFRTMFVEEAHLATRLNHPNIVQVYEFSDHGDDGLLLSMEYVEGFDLGKIMSNAKRLGARIPPFVAAYIISEAAKGLHYAHERKDEGGVPLAIVHRDVSPQNILLSYEGAVKIADFGIATANLFRQEQGVLKGKFGYMSPEQAHGEQVDRRSDIYGLGVVFYEMLTLRSPYDKSNDDILLDAVRNGTFERPSFYVPDVPPELEAIVLRAMSRSREDRFQTAREMSAAIMRTLLAKQELVDSASIEAMLLELFGREVDLPADNPQDAPEAATMAAVPLARMPAEDTRGPVPVRVAREVRHVAVVTLRIDDASHDHAEPANQAVRRMAVSIRQTLDDIAFKHGAVWSWESAWSARAIVGLLANPSRSAVDSASLALDVHEALAGASEDLPAPLKASIGIVRGIAAGERDTQGHLVRHTLQAPADFLADRVGAATPFGKTWVAGGVYRLVRRDFRWGDAPVLTLGDTSGYRVPPQMRLYSLERPLTREERTDELSIGQSDLVGRDAERADLHAAYHRCTSAALSNPFGGADEAPMSRMTRGELVARVVVGEMGIGKTALVSAFLTDLPRNVRVVQIECSPVKIELPLATVADLLREVTGMGLDSALDDVQAALRDIFGPFMRAMSAPREILRLAELVTGTQHGDHQEEDASNYRHDLVVQGIRRLLVGLTRRNPLIMIIDGLQWADRASLELFKEILRRSEPIPLLCVLVTRPDERVLSFVEGLVHIELRGLAPEEQVRLVEARLGVRDGVAAICGELVPRVAGNPFFLLEMVDALLERGTLEIVENENGGHELVRHERPGERGETLPSTLEQLIGDRIRELPAAEHDVVAWLAVAGGPLTEADILALTRLPDGEPITRLCARGLCDRRADSVDFRHPLARDVAYLALDAPKRARLHLLLGEHLSRTPLARGLSAAIVARHFARGEAPVQAAEMYLEAAASARATHQEQLALRYYQRALSLLPPTDPRQMTAHAALEAIYRHLGRRSERRKHLEALRDLAKRSGKARWAALALVRTARIDCDDGQLARGLPVAERATEAARMSKQPALEVEAHTILSEILGDLGDVRGAIEACERALHVAKVAKLPPRIRAEVLRSKGVLLRRVGRVDEAVTAHAEAIAVFRVVGARRSEARAKNALAYAMFVMERFEDAIALGLSSISIDLAISGRFQIAKTLSNVGQAYARLGDVERGLSYLKRAREAHERYADQDSRADTLLCSAEVLLEHGSLPEAATLCGDAGALVAVTGSAYDTVHERIVRALVARAENHAAEAIQYAQAARKLAEPQGLLSYHIYATAIEAAARIDAQEHHTGVLLARTALGAIESTSSEYGIEVRALCTDALRRASPLGLRDAVFRSASHIRSVAAHVRDPRLRELFLRRAVVARILSEADSLGFESGRSDSGARGELA; this is translated from the coding sequence ATGGCGATGCACCCTGACCAACTTGCCGATTTCGAGATCCTCCGCCGCCTGGGTGCCGGCGGCATGGCGGAAGTGTTTCTTGCGAAAAAACGCGGCGCTGAAGGGACCTACAAGCTGCTCGTCGTCAAACGCGTGCTCCCGGCGCACGGTTCGTCACGACGCTTCCGAACGATGTTCGTCGAGGAAGCGCACCTGGCCACGCGCCTGAATCACCCGAACATCGTGCAGGTGTACGAGTTCAGCGATCATGGCGATGATGGGCTGCTCTTGTCGATGGAGTACGTCGAAGGCTTCGACCTCGGCAAGATCATGTCGAACGCGAAGCGACTCGGCGCGCGCATCCCGCCGTTCGTCGCGGCGTACATCATTTCGGAAGCCGCCAAAGGGCTGCACTACGCGCACGAACGCAAGGACGAAGGCGGCGTGCCGCTCGCGATCGTGCATCGCGACGTGTCTCCGCAAAACATCCTGTTGTCGTACGAAGGCGCGGTGAAGATCGCCGACTTCGGTATCGCCACGGCAAACCTTTTTCGGCAAGAACAAGGCGTCTTGAAGGGGAAATTCGGGTACATGTCGCCCGAGCAAGCGCACGGGGAACAAGTCGATCGCAGAAGCGACATCTACGGGCTGGGCGTGGTCTTCTACGAGATGCTCACGCTGCGATCGCCGTACGACAAGAGCAACGACGACATCCTGCTCGACGCCGTGCGAAACGGGACGTTCGAACGGCCTTCGTTCTATGTGCCGGACGTTCCCCCGGAGCTCGAAGCGATCGTGCTGAGAGCGATGAGTCGTTCGCGCGAGGATCGCTTTCAAACGGCGCGCGAGATGAGCGCGGCGATCATGCGCACGCTGCTCGCGAAACAAGAGCTGGTCGATTCGGCGTCGATCGAAGCGATGCTGCTGGAACTGTTCGGGCGTGAAGTTGATTTGCCGGCGGACAATCCACAGGACGCGCCAGAAGCCGCGACGATGGCGGCGGTGCCGCTCGCACGCATGCCCGCGGAAGACACGCGTGGCCCGGTTCCCGTGCGCGTTGCGCGAGAAGTGCGGCACGTCGCGGTCGTCACGCTGCGCATCGACGACGCGTCGCATGATCATGCCGAGCCCGCCAATCAAGCGGTGCGGCGCATGGCCGTGTCGATACGACAAACCCTCGACGACATCGCCTTCAAGCACGGCGCCGTGTGGTCGTGGGAATCCGCGTGGTCGGCGCGAGCCATCGTCGGGTTGCTCGCCAATCCGTCGAGGTCAGCCGTGGATTCCGCTTCGCTCGCGCTCGACGTGCACGAAGCGTTGGCCGGTGCGAGCGAAGACCTGCCTGCACCGCTGAAAGCGTCGATCGGCATCGTACGAGGCATCGCCGCGGGTGAACGCGACACGCAAGGTCACCTCGTGCGGCACACGCTGCAAGCGCCCGCCGACTTCCTCGCCGATCGCGTAGGTGCAGCGACTCCCTTTGGCAAAACGTGGGTCGCAGGCGGCGTTTATCGCTTGGTGCGTCGCGATTTCCGATGGGGCGACGCGCCCGTGCTGACGCTCGGCGATACATCGGGCTACCGCGTGCCTCCGCAGATGCGCCTGTATTCGCTCGAGCGGCCGCTGACGCGCGAAGAGCGCACGGACGAGCTTTCGATTGGGCAGAGCGATCTCGTGGGTCGCGACGCCGAACGCGCGGACTTGCACGCGGCGTATCACCGCTGCACGTCGGCAGCGCTGTCGAATCCATTCGGCGGAGCGGATGAAGCTCCGATGTCACGCATGACGCGTGGCGAGCTCGTCGCACGCGTCGTCGTGGGCGAAATGGGCATTGGAAAAACCGCGCTCGTGTCGGCGTTTCTGACGGATTTGCCGCGAAACGTGCGCGTCGTGCAGATCGAATGTTCGCCCGTGAAGATCGAGCTGCCCTTGGCGACCGTTGCGGACCTTCTTCGTGAAGTCACGGGCATGGGCCTCGACAGCGCGCTCGACGATGTGCAAGCAGCCCTGCGCGACATCTTCGGCCCGTTCATGCGAGCCATGAGCGCGCCGCGCGAAATCTTGCGCCTCGCAGAGCTCGTCACGGGCACGCAACACGGCGATCACCAGGAAGAAGACGCCAGCAACTATCGACACGACTTGGTCGTTCAAGGCATTCGCCGGCTGCTCGTTGGCCTCACGCGTCGCAATCCGCTCATCATGATCATCGACGGCCTTCAATGGGCCGATCGCGCAAGCCTCGAGCTCTTCAAGGAGATCCTGCGCCGAAGCGAGCCCATCCCGCTCCTCTGCGTGCTCGTGACGAGGCCCGATGAACGCGTGCTCTCGTTCGTCGAGGGGCTCGTGCACATCGAGCTCCGAGGGCTCGCGCCGGAAGAGCAAGTGCGTTTGGTCGAAGCGCGTCTCGGCGTGCGCGACGGCGTGGCCGCCATCTGCGGCGAGCTCGTGCCGCGCGTTGCGGGAAACCCGTTTTTCTTGCTGGAAATGGTCGACGCGCTGCTCGAGCGCGGCACGCTCGAGATCGTCGAAAACGAAAACGGCGGGCACGAGCTGGTGCGCCACGAACGACCAGGGGAACGCGGTGAAACGCTTCCATCGACGCTGGAACAGCTCATCGGGGATCGCATCCGCGAGCTTCCGGCGGCCGAGCATGACGTCGTTGCGTGGCTTGCGGTTGCCGGCGGGCCACTTACTGAAGCAGATATTTTAGCGCTGACGCGCCTGCCCGATGGCGAGCCGATCACGCGGCTGTGTGCGCGCGGATTGTGTGACAGGCGCGCGGATTCCGTCGATTTTCGGCATCCACTTGCGCGCGACGTCGCCTACTTGGCGCTCGATGCCCCCAAGCGTGCACGTCTGCACCTTTTGCTAGGTGAGCACTTGTCACGCACGCCGCTTGCGCGCGGCTTGTCCGCGGCCATCGTGGCGCGGCACTTCGCGCGTGGAGAAGCGCCGGTGCAAGCTGCCGAGATGTACCTCGAGGCTGCGGCTTCGGCGCGCGCGACGCATCAGGAGCAGCTCGCGCTGCGGTATTACCAGCGCGCGTTGAGCCTCTTGCCGCCGACCGATCCTCGGCAGATGACCGCGCACGCGGCGCTCGAAGCCATCTACAGGCACCTCGGCCGGCGCAGTGAACGGCGCAAACACCTCGAAGCATTGCGCGACCTTGCAAAGCGCAGCGGCAAGGCTCGCTGGGCGGCGCTCGCGCTCGTGCGAACGGCGCGTATCGACTGCGACGACGGCCAGCTTGCGCGGGGATTGCCGGTTGCCGAGCGCGCAACCGAAGCGGCGCGCATGTCGAAGCAACCGGCGCTCGAGGTCGAGGCGCACACGATCCTATCAGAAATCCTAGGCGATCTCGGTGATGTACGCGGCGCGATCGAAGCTTGTGAACGCGCTCTTCACGTGGCCAAAGTCGCAAAGCTTCCGCCACGCATACGAGCCGAGGTGTTGCGTTCGAAAGGCGTGCTCTTGCGTCGAGTGGGACGCGTGGACGAAGCTGTCACGGCGCATGCCGAAGCCATCGCGGTGTTCCGCGTCGTGGGCGCAAGGCGCAGCGAAGCGAGGGCCAAAAATGCGCTCGCTTATGCCATGTTCGTCATGGAGCGGTTCGAGGACGCCATCGCGCTCGGGCTCTCGTCGATCAGCATCGACCTTGCGATCAGCGGTCGTTTTCAGATTGCCAAGACGCTGAGCAACGTCGGGCAAGCGTACGCGCGGCTCGGCGACGTCGAACGAGGCCTCTCGTATTTGAAGCGTGCTCGCGAAGCGCACGAGCGATACGCCGATCAAGATTCGCGCGCCGACACGCTGCTTTGTTCGGCCGAAGTGCTGCTCGAGCACGGATCGCTCCCCGAGGCTGCAACTTTGTGCGGCGATGCCGGAGCGCTCGTTGCGGTCACGGGCAGCGCGTACGACACCGTGCACGAGCGCATCGTGCGCGCGCTCGTTGCGCGAGCGGAGAACCACGCGGCCGAGGCGATTCAGTACGCGCAGGCCGCACGCAAGCTCGCCGAGCCGCAGGGCCTCTTGAGCTACCACATCTACGCAACGGCCATCGAAGCTGCCGCGCGCATCGATGCGCAAGAGCATCACACCGGGGTTTTGCTTGCACGCACCGCGCTCGGGGCGATCGAGTCCACGAGCTCCGAATACGGCATCGAGGTGCGAGCGCTTTGCACCGACGCCCTAAGGCGAGCTAGTCCGCTTGGTTTGCGTGACGCCGTCTTTCGCTCGGCGAGCCACATACGATCGGTCGCGGCGCACGTTCGGGACCCGCGACTGCGCGAGCTGTTCTTGCGAAGGGCCGTGGTTGCGCGCATTCTGTCGGAGGCGGACAGCCTCGGGTTCGAATCAGGTCGATCGGACTCCGGGGCTCGCGGCGAGTTGGCATGA